In Pseudomonas putida, a genomic segment contains:
- the tssG gene encoding type VI secretion system baseplate subunit TssG, with product MDRQARAQADPVSILQAMQAEPWEYDFFQALRRLEAEHPELPRFGHSLRLADEPVRLGQRLDCSFAPATLASVDAAEDGPARLEQFFFGLGGPNGPLPLHLTEYMRERQRNHADSTSKAFLDVFHHRLLSLFYRAWAEARPTVSHDRPGDDYWAARLAALSGRGQPELLGQGPLADTAKLHWSGHLSAQTRYPDGLCSILSGYFGVPVTLEEYVGQWLELPERSQLGVRANRLGVDLCLGRYVWDRQHKFRLCLGPLSLDQYHALLPGGQAFVELAAWVAEYLGQELDWDLNLILAQDQVPALQLNAGQRLGFDTWLGRPSHDARDLKLARYYADQPAAAPLTRNQDHG from the coding sequence CTGGACCGCCAAGCCCGGGCGCAGGCCGACCCTGTGAGCATCCTCCAGGCCATGCAGGCCGAGCCCTGGGAGTACGATTTCTTCCAGGCCTTGCGCCGCCTCGAGGCAGAACACCCCGAGCTGCCGCGCTTCGGCCACTCGCTGCGCCTGGCCGACGAGCCGGTGCGCCTGGGGCAGCGCCTGGACTGCAGCTTCGCCCCGGCGACTCTGGCCTCGGTCGATGCCGCAGAGGACGGGCCGGCGCGCCTGGAGCAGTTCTTCTTCGGCCTGGGCGGGCCCAACGGCCCGCTGCCGCTGCACCTGACCGAATACATGCGCGAGCGCCAGCGCAACCATGCCGACTCGACCAGCAAGGCCTTTCTCGACGTCTTCCACCATCGCCTGCTGAGCCTGTTCTACCGGGCCTGGGCCGAGGCGCGCCCGACCGTCAGCCACGACCGCCCCGGCGATGACTACTGGGCCGCTCGCCTGGCGGCGCTGAGCGGTCGTGGTCAACCGGAACTGCTCGGCCAGGGTCCGCTGGCCGATACCGCCAAGCTGCACTGGTCGGGCCATCTGAGCGCGCAGACCCGCTACCCCGACGGCCTGTGCAGCATCCTCAGCGGGTACTTCGGCGTACCGGTGACGCTTGAGGAATACGTCGGCCAATGGCTCGAACTGCCCGAGCGCAGCCAGCTCGGCGTACGCGCCAATCGTCTGGGGGTGGACCTGTGCCTGGGCCGCTACGTCTGGGATCGCCAGCACAAGTTCCGGCTGTGCCTGGGCCCGCTCAGCCTCGACCAGTACCACGCCCTGCTGCCCGGAGGACAGGCCTTCGTCGAACTGGCGGCGTGGGTCGCCGAATACCTGGGCCAGGAGCTGGACTGGGACCTCAACCTGATACTCGCGCAGGACCAGGTGCCGGCGCTGCAACTCAATGCTGGCCAACGCCTGGGGTTCGATACCTGGCTAGGCCGCCCATCGCACGACGCACGCGACCTGAAGCTGGCCCGGTACTACGCCGACCAGCCGGCCGCCGCCCCACTGACAAGGAACCAGGACCATGGGTGA
- the tssF gene encoding type VI secretion system baseplate subunit TssF codes for MNPRLLELYNQELQHIREGAAEFAKEYPKIAGRLTLSGIECADPYVERLLEGFAYLTARVQLKLDAEYPTFTHNLLEIAYPHYLAPTPSMTVVQLQTDPDEGSLAAGFQLSRGSVLRANLGRNSQTPCEFRSTQDVTLWPLQVARADYFGNPGAVLGRLAASVPQARAGLRLTLRSGAEVPFASLPLAHLPLYLNGADETPFRLYEQLLGSACAVFVRQPGADWVERIPVEQALRPCGFDDHEAALPVVPQAFQGYRLLQEYFALPQRFLFVDFAGLERAVQRCSGQELEVVVLFERFDQSLESSVGASQFVPFCTPAINLFPRRVDRLHLTDRVHEHHVIADRTRPTDFEIHSLQRVTGHGTGPDQEFLPFYAVRDPSRYGRDQAYYIVRREPRVLSSEQRRNGTRSSYMGSETFVSLVDGQQAPYRHDLRQLGITALCSNRDLPLFMNVGDGRSDFSLADSAPVAGVRCLAGPSRPKASHAHDNRAWRLISQLSLNYLSLAEQGQGAAALRELLRLYGDPQDSALQLQIDGLREVSSKPCTRRLPMPGPIVFGRGLEITLTFEENAFRGTGVFLLGAVFERFLTRYVSINSFTETVLRTSERGEIMRWTAKPGRRPTL; via the coding sequence ATGAATCCACGCCTGCTGGAGCTGTACAACCAGGAACTGCAGCACATCCGCGAAGGTGCCGCTGAGTTCGCCAAGGAATACCCGAAGATCGCCGGACGCCTGACGCTGTCCGGCATCGAGTGCGCCGACCCCTACGTCGAACGCCTGCTCGAAGGTTTCGCCTACCTCACCGCGCGGGTGCAACTCAAACTCGACGCCGAGTACCCGACCTTCACCCACAACCTGCTGGAAATCGCCTACCCGCACTACCTGGCACCCACGCCGTCGATGACCGTGGTGCAGTTGCAGACCGACCCGGACGAGGGTTCGCTGGCGGCCGGTTTCCAGCTGTCACGGGGCAGCGTGCTGCGCGCCAACCTGGGCCGCAATTCACAGACCCCGTGCGAGTTTCGTAGCACCCAGGACGTGACCCTGTGGCCGCTGCAGGTGGCCCGCGCCGATTACTTCGGCAACCCCGGCGCGGTGCTCGGGCGCCTGGCCGCCAGCGTGCCGCAGGCCCGTGCCGGCTTGCGCCTGACCCTGCGCAGCGGCGCCGAAGTGCCCTTCGCCAGCTTGCCGCTGGCTCACCTGCCGCTGTACCTGAACGGCGCCGACGAAACCCCGTTCCGCCTCTACGAGCAATTGCTGGGCAGCGCCTGCGCGGTGTTCGTGCGCCAGCCCGGAGCCGACTGGGTCGAACGCATCCCGGTGGAGCAAGCCTTGCGCCCATGCGGCTTCGATGACCACGAAGCGGCGTTGCCAGTGGTGCCCCAGGCATTTCAGGGTTACCGCTTGCTGCAGGAGTACTTCGCCCTGCCGCAACGCTTCCTGTTCGTCGACTTCGCGGGCCTCGAGCGCGCGGTGCAGCGCTGCAGCGGCCAGGAACTGGAGGTAGTGGTGCTGTTCGAGCGCTTCGACCAGAGCCTGGAAAGCAGTGTCGGCGCCAGCCAGTTCGTGCCGTTCTGCACGCCGGCGATCAACCTGTTCCCGCGCCGGGTCGACCGCCTGCACCTGACCGACCGGGTACACGAGCACCACGTGATCGCCGACCGTACCCGGCCCACCGATTTCGAGATCCATTCGCTGCAGCGGGTCACCGGCCACGGCACCGGGCCGGATCAGGAGTTCCTGCCGTTCTATGCGGTGCGCGACCCCTCGCGCTATGGCCGCGACCAGGCTTATTACATCGTGCGCCGTGAGCCACGGGTGCTGTCCAGTGAGCAGCGGCGCAACGGCACCCGCTCCAGCTACATGGGCAGCGAGACCTTCGTCAGCCTGGTCGACGGCCAGCAGGCGCCCTACCGCCATGACCTGCGCCAACTGGGCATCACTGCCCTGTGCAGCAACCGTGACCTGCCGCTGTTCATGAACGTCGGCGACGGGCGCAGCGACTTCAGCCTGGCCGACAGCGCGCCGGTCGCCGGCGTGCGTTGCCTGGCAGGCCCCAGCCGGCCCAAGGCCAGCCATGCTCACGACAACCGTGCCTGGCGCCTGATCAGCCAGCTGTCGCTCAACTACCTGTCCTTGGCCGAGCAAGGCCAGGGCGCAGCCGCGCTGCGCGAACTGTTGCGCCTGTACGGCGATCCTCAGGACAGCGCCTTGCAGTTGCAGATCGACGGCCTGCGCGAGGTCAGCAGCAAGCCTTGCACCCGGCGCCTGCCGATGCCCGGACCGATCGTCTTCGGCCGTGGCCTGGAAATCACCCTGACGTTCGAGGAAAACGCCTTCCGCGGCACCGGCGTGTTCCTGCTCGGGGCCGTGTTCGAGCGCTTCCTGACCCGCTACGTGTCGATCAACAGCTTCACCGAAACCGTGCTGCGCACCAGCGAACGTGGCGAGATCATGCGCTGGACCGCCAAGCCCGGGCGCAGGCCGACCCTGTGA
- a CDS encoding Hcp family type VI secretion system effector, whose product MAVDIFIKIGDIKGESNDKAHKDEIDVLNWSWGMSQSGNMHMGSGGGSGKVNIQDLSITKYIDKSSPNLMAHCSSGKHIDKVKLTVRKAGGESQVEYLIINLEEVLISSLSTGGSGSDDRLTENVTLNFAKVTVDYQPQKADGSKEGGPIKYGWNIRSNVKI is encoded by the coding sequence ATGGCTGTAGATATTTTCATCAAGATCGGCGACATCAAGGGCGAGTCCAACGACAAGGCGCACAAGGACGAGATCGACGTGCTCAACTGGAGCTGGGGCATGTCCCAATCCGGCAACATGCACATGGGCAGCGGCGGCGGTTCGGGCAAGGTCAACATCCAGGACCTGTCGATCACCAAGTACATCGACAAGTCCAGCCCCAACCTGATGGCCCACTGCTCCAGCGGCAAGCACATCGACAAGGTCAAGCTGACCGTGCGCAAGGCGGGCGGTGAAAGCCAGGTCGAATACCTGATCATCAACCTCGAAGAAGTGCTGATCAGCTCGCTGAGCACTGGCGGCTCGGGCAGCGACGATCGCCTGACCGAGAACGTGACCCTGAACTTCGCCAAGGTCACCGTCGACTATCAGCCGCAAAAAGCCGACGGCAGCAAGGAAGGCGGACCGATCAAGTACGGCTGGAACATCCGTTCCAACGTCAAGATCTGA
- the tssH gene encoding type VI secretion system ATPase TssH, which yields MGEISRAALFGKLNSVAYKAIEAATVFCKLRGNPYVELVHWLHQLLQLQDSDLHRIVRQFNVEPAHLARDLTDALDRLPRGSTSITDLSSQVEEAVERGWVYGSLMFGESQVRTGYLLVGILKTPSLRNALLGLSSEFAKVKIEALSERFDEYVGDSPENHLAATDGFSAAVPGEASGAVAPAAMGKQEALKRFTVDLTEQARSGKLDPIVGRDEEIRQLVDILMRRRQNNPILTGEAGVGKTAVVEGFALRIVAGDVPPALKDVELRSLDVGLLQAGASMKGEFEQRLRQVIEDVQASPKPIILFIDEAHTLVGAGGAAGTGDAANLLKPALARGSLRTVAATTWAEYKKHIEKDPALTRRFQVVQVDEPSEAKALLMMRGVASTMEKHHQVQILDEALEAAVKLSHRYIPARQLPDKSVSLLDTACARVAISLHAVPAEVDDSRRRIEALEVELAIIAREAAIGVDTTQRQAQAETLLAEERQRLATLEGRWAEEKALVDQLLATRAQLREQVGVVDQEVATQGSHELRESLVDLQRRLSTLQGETPLILPTVDYQAVASVVADWTGIPVGRMARNEIETVLNLDSHLAKRIIGQDHALKMIAKRIQTSRAGLDNPNKPIGVFMLAGTSGVGKTETALALAEALYGGEQNLITINMSEFQEAHTVSTLKGAPPGYVGYGEGGVLTEAVRRRPYSVVLLDEVEKAHPDVHEIFFQVFDKGVMEDGEGRQIDFRNTLILLTTNAGTELIARTCNDPQALPDPDTVATSLRKPLLEIFPPALLGRLVTIPYYPLSDAMLKAITRLQLERIRKRVEGTHKVGFAYDEGVVDLIVSRCSETESGGRMIDAILTNGLLPDMSREFLTRMLDGKPLASVSISRRDNDLHYDFGAAD from the coding sequence ATGGGTGAAATAAGCCGCGCCGCGCTGTTCGGCAAACTCAACAGCGTCGCCTACAAGGCCATCGAGGCCGCCACGGTGTTCTGCAAGCTGCGGGGCAACCCTTACGTAGAGCTGGTGCACTGGCTGCACCAGTTGCTGCAGTTGCAGGACAGCGACCTGCACCGCATCGTGCGCCAGTTCAACGTGGAACCGGCGCATCTGGCCCGCGACCTGACCGATGCCCTGGATCGGCTGCCACGTGGCTCGACCTCGATCACCGACCTGTCGTCACAGGTGGAGGAAGCGGTCGAGCGCGGCTGGGTGTACGGCAGCCTGATGTTTGGCGAAAGCCAGGTGCGCACCGGCTATCTGCTGGTCGGCATCCTCAAGACGCCGAGCCTGCGCAATGCCCTGTTGGGCCTGTCGAGCGAGTTCGCCAAAGTGAAGATCGAGGCCTTGAGCGAGCGCTTCGACGAGTATGTCGGCGACTCGCCGGAGAACCACCTGGCCGCCACCGACGGCTTCAGCGCTGCGGTCCCCGGTGAAGCCAGTGGCGCCGTGGCCCCGGCGGCGATGGGCAAGCAGGAGGCGCTCAAGCGCTTCACCGTCGACCTCACCGAACAGGCCCGCAGCGGCAAGCTCGACCCCATCGTCGGACGCGACGAGGAGATCCGCCAGCTGGTCGATATCCTCATGCGCCGCCGGCAGAACAACCCGATCCTCACCGGCGAGGCTGGCGTCGGCAAGACTGCGGTGGTCGAAGGCTTCGCCTTGCGCATCGTCGCCGGCGACGTGCCGCCGGCGCTCAAGGACGTCGAGCTGCGCAGCCTGGACGTTGGCCTGCTGCAGGCCGGCGCCAGCATGAAAGGCGAGTTCGAACAGCGCCTGCGCCAGGTGATCGAAGACGTGCAGGCTTCGCCCAAGCCGATCATCCTGTTCATCGACGAAGCCCATACCCTGGTGGGGGCCGGGGGCGCGGCCGGGACCGGCGATGCGGCCAACCTGCTCAAGCCGGCCCTGGCCCGTGGCAGCCTGCGCACGGTGGCGGCGACCACCTGGGCCGAGTACAAGAAGCACATCGAGAAGGACCCGGCACTGACTCGCCGCTTCCAGGTGGTGCAGGTCGACGAGCCAAGCGAGGCCAAGGCCTTGCTGATGATGCGTGGCGTGGCCTCGACCATGGAGAAACACCACCAGGTGCAGATTCTCGACGAAGCACTCGAGGCCGCCGTGAAGCTGTCGCACCGCTACATTCCGGCGCGGCAATTGCCGGACAAGTCGGTCAGCCTGCTGGACACCGCCTGCGCCCGCGTGGCCATCAGCCTGCATGCGGTGCCGGCCGAGGTCGACGACAGCCGGCGACGTATCGAGGCGCTGGAAGTGGAGTTGGCGATCATCGCCCGGGAAGCGGCCATCGGCGTGGATACCACACAGCGCCAAGCCCAGGCCGAAACCCTGCTGGCCGAAGAACGCCAGCGCCTGGCCACGCTGGAGGGCCGCTGGGCCGAGGAAAAGGCCTTGGTCGACCAACTGCTGGCCACCCGTGCGCAACTGCGCGAGCAGGTTGGCGTGGTCGACCAGGAAGTGGCGACGCAAGGCAGCCATGAGCTGCGCGAATCCCTGGTCGACCTGCAGCGGCGCCTGAGCACCCTGCAGGGCGAGACCCCATTGATTCTGCCGACCGTGGACTACCAGGCGGTGGCCTCGGTGGTGGCCGACTGGACCGGCATCCCGGTGGGGCGCATGGCACGCAACGAGATCGAGACCGTGCTCAACCTCGACAGCCACCTGGCCAAGCGCATCATCGGCCAGGACCACGCGCTGAAGATGATCGCCAAGCGCATCCAGACCTCCCGCGCCGGCCTGGACAACCCGAACAAGCCGATCGGCGTCTTCATGCTCGCCGGCACCTCGGGCGTGGGCAAGACCGAGACCGCCCTGGCCCTGGCCGAGGCGCTGTACGGCGGTGAGCAGAACCTGATCACCATCAACATGAGCGAGTTCCAGGAAGCCCACACCGTCTCCACCCTCAAGGGCGCCCCACCCGGCTACGTCGGCTACGGCGAAGGCGGCGTGCTGACCGAGGCGGTGCGCCGCCGACCGTACAGCGTGGTGCTGCTGGACGAGGTGGAAAAAGCACACCCGGACGTGCACGAGATCTTCTTCCAAGTCTTCGACAAAGGGGTGATGGAAGACGGCGAAGGCCGCCAGATCGATTTTCGCAATACCCTGATCCTGCTCACCACCAATGCCGGCACCGAGCTGATCGCCCGCACCTGCAACGACCCACAGGCCCTGCCCGATCCGGACACGGTGGCCACCTCGCTGCGCAAGCCGCTCCTGGAAATCTTCCCGCCGGCGCTGCTTGGCCGCTTGGTGACCATCCCCTACTACCCGCTCAGCGACGCCATGCTCAAGGCCATCACCCGCCTGCAGCTTGAGCGCATCCGCAAGCGCGTGGAGGGCACGCACAAGGTCGGCTTCGCCTACGACGAAGGCGTGGTGGACCTCATCGTCTCGCGCTGCAGCGAGACCGAAAGCGGTGGCCGCATGATCGACGCCATTCTCACCAACGGCCTGCTGCCGGACATGAGCCGCGAGTTCCTCACCCGCATGCTCGATGGCAAGCCGCTGGCCAGCGTCAGCATCAGCCGCCGCGACAACGACTTGCACTACGACTTCGGCGCCGCCGACTGA
- the tssC gene encoding type VI secretion system contractile sheath large subunit, whose translation MNDPLRDAQAQPAAGTQDPSEFASLLLQEFKPKTERAKEAVESAVRTLAEQALAQTNLVSNDAIGSIEQIIAAIDAKLTAQVNQIIHHDDFQKLESAWRGLHYLVNNTESDEQLKIRVLNVSKTDLHKTLKKFKGTAWDQSPIFKKLYEEEYGQFGGEPYGCLVGDYYFDQSPPDVELLGEVSKICASMHAPFISAASPTVMGMGSWQELSNPRDLTKIFTTPEYAGWRSLRESEDSRYIGLTMPRFLARLPYGAKTDPVEAFAFEEDTDGADSSKYTWANAAYAMAVNINRSFKYYGWCSRIRGVESGGEVQGLPAHTFPTDDGGVDMKCPTEIAISDRREAELAKNGFMPLLHKKNTDFAAFIGAQSLQKPAEYDDPDASANANLAARLPYLFATCRFAHYLKCIVRDKIGSFKEKDEMQRWLQDWILNYVDGDPAHSTETTKAQHPLAAAEVVVEDVEGNPGYYNSRFYLRPHYQLEGLTVSLRLVSKLPSAKGA comes from the coding sequence ATGAACGATCCATTGCGCGACGCCCAGGCCCAACCGGCCGCGGGCACCCAGGACCCGAGCGAATTCGCAAGCCTGCTGCTGCAGGAGTTCAAGCCCAAGACCGAACGCGCCAAGGAGGCGGTGGAAAGCGCCGTGCGTACCCTGGCCGAACAGGCCTTGGCGCAGACCAACCTGGTCTCCAACGATGCCATCGGTTCGATCGAGCAGATCATCGCCGCCATCGATGCCAAGCTCACCGCCCAGGTCAACCAGATCATCCACCACGACGACTTCCAGAAGCTGGAAAGCGCCTGGCGTGGCCTGCACTACCTGGTCAACAACACCGAGAGCGACGAGCAACTGAAGATCCGCGTGCTCAACGTCTCCAAGACCGACCTGCACAAGACCCTGAAGAAGTTCAAGGGCACCGCCTGGGACCAGAGCCCGATCTTCAAGAAGCTGTACGAGGAAGAGTACGGCCAGTTCGGCGGCGAGCCCTATGGCTGCCTGGTCGGCGACTACTACTTCGACCAGTCGCCACCGGACGTGGAACTGCTGGGCGAAGTGTCGAAGATCTGCGCCTCGATGCACGCGCCGTTCATCTCCGCCGCCTCGCCGACCGTCATGGGCATGGGCTCGTGGCAGGAGCTGAGCAACCCGCGTGACCTGACCAAGATCTTCACCACACCGGAGTACGCAGGCTGGCGTTCGCTGCGTGAATCGGAAGACTCGCGCTACATCGGCCTGACCATGCCGCGCTTCCTGGCGCGCCTGCCCTACGGCGCCAAGACCGACCCGGTCGAGGCCTTCGCCTTCGAGGAAGACACCGACGGCGCCGACAGCAGCAAGTACACCTGGGCCAACGCCGCCTACGCCATGGCCGTGAACATCAACCGCTCGTTCAAGTACTACGGCTGGTGCTCGCGCATCCGTGGCGTGGAATCGGGCGGCGAAGTGCAGGGCCTGCCGGCGCACACCTTCCCCACCGACGACGGTGGCGTGGACATGAAGTGCCCGACCGAGATCGCCATCTCCGACCGCCGCGAAGCGGAACTGGCCAAGAACGGCTTCATGCCGCTGCTGCACAAGAAGAACACCGACTTCGCCGCGTTCATCGGCGCCCAGTCGCTGCAGAAACCGGCCGAGTACGACGACCCGGACGCCAGCGCCAACGCCAACCTGGCCGCGCGTCTGCCGTACCTGTTCGCCACCTGCCGCTTCGCGCATTACCTCAAGTGCATCGTTCGCGACAAGATCGGCTCGTTCAAGGAAAAGGACGAGATGCAGCGCTGGCTGCAGGACTGGATCCTCAACTACGTCGACGGCGACCCGGCGCACTCCACCGAGACCACCAAGGCCCAGCACCCGCTGGCAGCGGCCGAGGTGGTGGTCGAGGACGTCGAAGGCAACCCGGGTTACTACAACTCGCGCTTCTACCTGCGCCCGCACTACCAGCTCGAAGGGCTGACCGTGTCGCTGCGCCTGGTGTCGAAGCTGCCTTCGGCCAAAGGGGCCTGA
- the tssE gene encoding type VI secretion system baseplate subunit TssE, whose translation MVAEIAARDRLQPSLLDRLTDDDPGNPQEAPDKRVLSLQQLKASVLRDLAWLLNTTSLLDASTTLNAPAGASVVNYGLPALAGNSASNIDLNVLERIIHQAIVTYEPRILAHTLKVRAQAAPGQMNANALSFEIEGDLWAQPAALPLLLQTDVDLESGHVSVAPADRRRRA comes from the coding sequence GTGGTAGCCGAGATTGCCGCCCGTGACCGCCTGCAGCCTTCGCTGCTCGATCGCCTGACCGACGACGACCCGGGCAACCCGCAGGAAGCCCCCGACAAGCGCGTGCTCAGCCTGCAACAGCTCAAGGCGTCGGTGCTGCGCGACCTGGCCTGGCTGCTCAACACCACTTCGCTGCTGGACGCCAGTACCACCCTCAACGCCCCCGCCGGCGCCTCGGTGGTCAACTACGGCTTGCCCGCCCTGGCCGGCAACAGCGCTTCGAACATCGACCTTAACGTGCTGGAGCGCATCATCCACCAGGCCATCGTCACCTATGAGCCGCGCATCCTCGCCCATACCCTGAAGGTGCGCGCCCAGGCAGCGCCCGGGCAGATGAACGCCAACGCCCTGAGCTTCGAGATCGAGGGCGACCTCTGGGCCCAGCCCGCCGCCCTGCCCCTGTTGCTGCAGACCGACGTCGACCTGGAATCCGGGCATGTCAGCGTGGCGCCGGCCGACCGCAGGAGGCGTGCATGA